The Candidatus Neomarinimicrobiota bacterium nucleotide sequence AAAGTCATGACAGAGGTTAATAAGCGGTCTGATACCGGGTTTACCTTAATACAGTTGGTCATCTTGACTGTTGTCATAGGTATTTTGTCGGTGGTGGCTGTCCCCATTATTACGGACACACTAGGATCGACCCGAATCTACACCGCTGCTCAAAGGATTGTTTCCGATATTCAGGAAGCTCAGTCCTTCGCCAAAGCCAGCCACGATTCTGTTTGGGTGGTTTTTGATGTGGTGAATGATGAATACTCTTTGTACCGGGGAGAAGACAATGCTGTAAGAGATATTCAGAAACATCCGGTTACAGGTGACGATTGGATCGTCTCATTTCAGGTGGCGCTT carries:
- a CDS encoding GspH/FimT family pseudopilin encodes the protein MTEVNKRSDTGFTLIQLVILTVVIGILSVVAVPIITDTLGSTRIYTAAQRIVSDIQEAQSFAKASHDSVWVVFDVVNDEYSLYRGEDNAVRDIQKHPVTGDDWIVSFQVALYRGVDITSASFGGSTELLFDSWGDATSGGTVVLNNSVTVQVTELTGRTTISP